A stretch of the Synechococcus sp. WH 8016 genome encodes the following:
- a CDS encoding FtsW/RodA/SpoVE family cell cycle protein, with amino-acid sequence MSDTSVTSRRSRPTRKGTGALKGPKDSTSNPRGFWQRLLPLDWSLWPTEARLLLSLTAIWCIAGLLVLASASWWVAAREQGEGAYYLKRQLVWMVASWSLMAFVASTTLRRWLKIAGPGLWIGCLMVAATLVMGTTVNGASRWLVIGPIQVQPSELVKPFVVLQAANLFAHWKRSALDQKLLWLASFATLVLLILKQPNLSTAALIGLLIWLMAFSAGLPLLQLFGTALAGGMLGISSILINEYQRIRVISFLNPWNDPQGDGYQLIQSLLAIGSGGIFGQGFGLSTQKLQYLPIQSTDFIFAVYAEEFGFVGSVMLLVFLMLMGFLGLRVALRCRSNQARLTAIGCSTLLVGQSLMNIAVASGAMPTTGLPLPLVSYGGNSLLSSMVIIGLLIRCSLESTGLIGGRSLREQQRRG; translated from the coding sequence TTGAGCGATACCAGCGTGACCTCCAGAAGGAGCCGACCCACGCGGAAGGGGACTGGGGCTTTGAAAGGCCCTAAGGACTCCACTTCTAATCCGCGTGGATTCTGGCAACGGTTGTTGCCTCTCGATTGGTCCCTTTGGCCAACAGAGGCGAGGCTCCTCCTGAGTCTGACTGCCATCTGGTGCATTGCTGGATTATTAGTACTGGCATCCGCCAGCTGGTGGGTAGCCGCTCGCGAGCAAGGAGAGGGGGCTTACTACCTCAAACGCCAACTGGTCTGGATGGTCGCTAGCTGGAGCCTGATGGCCTTCGTTGCTTCCACAACGCTCAGACGTTGGCTCAAGATTGCCGGTCCTGGCCTATGGATCGGCTGCCTGATGGTGGCAGCCACATTGGTGATGGGCACCACGGTGAATGGAGCCAGTCGCTGGCTAGTGATCGGTCCCATCCAGGTCCAGCCGTCAGAGTTGGTGAAACCATTCGTCGTTCTTCAAGCTGCCAATCTCTTCGCCCATTGGAAGCGAAGCGCACTCGATCAAAAACTGCTCTGGCTAGCAAGCTTCGCCACCCTCGTTCTGCTGATTCTTAAACAGCCGAATCTGAGTACCGCAGCACTGATCGGTCTGTTGATCTGGTTGATGGCGTTTTCAGCGGGGCTTCCCTTGCTTCAGCTGTTTGGAACCGCACTAGCTGGAGGCATGCTCGGAATCAGCAGCATCCTGATTAACGAATACCAGCGGATCAGGGTGATCTCGTTTCTCAATCCTTGGAACGACCCCCAGGGCGATGGTTATCAACTCATTCAAAGCCTGTTGGCGATTGGTTCAGGAGGCATTTTTGGCCAGGGATTCGGCCTTTCAACCCAGAAACTGCAATACCTGCCAATCCAAAGCACAGATTTCATCTTCGCTGTCTACGCCGAAGAGTTCGGTTTCGTGGGGTCTGTGATGTTGCTGGTGTTTCTGATGCTGATGGGTTTCTTGGGGCTTCGTGTTGCCTTGCGTTGCCGAAGCAATCAGGCAAGGCTGACAGCCATTGGCTGTTCGACCCTTCTGGTTGGACAATCACTGATGAACATTGCCGTGGCCTCCGGTGCCATGCCCACAACAGGCCTCCCCCTCCCACTGGTCAGCTACGGAGGCAATTCATTGCTCTCGAGCATGGTGATTATTGGCCTGTTGATCCGCTGCTCACTCGAATCCACGGGCTTGATCGGTGGTCGCAGCCTCCGAGAGCAACAGCGTCGTGGATAA
- a CDS encoding cytochrome c biogenesis CcdA family protein yields MLSHALQQPGPITVALVFAGGALTSLGPCSLSLLPITLAYLAGFDSQQKPWQRSLSFCAGIVGALVVLGSLSGLLGRIYGQVPGLIPTLVAALAVVMGLNLLGVVRIPLPAGPDPMRWTSRVPAPLAPVAAGLAFGLAASPCTTPVLAVLLGWIASTGRPLLGVLMLTSFGIGQVLPLLLAGNLAASLPRLLALRPIGRWVPPISGVILLATGTLTLLARLT; encoded by the coding sequence CTGCTCAGCCATGCGCTGCAGCAGCCTGGTCCCATCACGGTGGCTCTTGTCTTTGCAGGAGGAGCTCTAACCAGCCTGGGCCCCTGTTCCCTGTCGTTGCTGCCAATCACACTCGCCTACTTAGCAGGCTTTGATAGCCAGCAGAAACCTTGGCAACGCAGCCTGTCCTTTTGCGCTGGCATCGTTGGCGCCCTGGTCGTGCTGGGAAGCCTGAGTGGTTTGCTCGGCCGCATTTACGGTCAAGTTCCCGGTTTGATCCCAACCCTTGTTGCGGCGTTGGCAGTGGTGATGGGACTCAATCTGCTTGGAGTGGTTCGAATTCCCCTTCCAGCCGGGCCGGACCCGATGCGTTGGACCAGCAGGGTGCCCGCTCCGCTTGCCCCGGTGGCAGCCGGGTTGGCATTTGGGCTTGCTGCTTCACCCTGCACAACCCCCGTACTCGCCGTCCTGCTCGGCTGGATTGCCAGCACGGGTCGCCCCCTTCTCGGCGTACTGATGCTGACAAGCTTTGGGATAGGTCAAGTGCTGCCTCTCCTGCTTGCGGGCAACTTGGCAGCCTCCCTGCCGCGCTTGCTGGCGTTACGTCCCATCGGCCGGTGGGTTCCACCGATCAGTGGCGTGATCCTTCTTGCCACAGGCACTCTCACCTTGTTAGCGAGATTGACCTGA
- a CDS encoding cytochrome c biogenesis protein ResB — MPALRRLFALLSDLRLAILLLLLIAGASALGTILPQNEAPDLYLERFNADPWLGLINGEQMLQLQLDSIYSSVWFLSLLAWLGLALILCSWRRQWPALLATMRWIDYRQPRQLSKLALAESIRCSNGASALDALSSHLQQQGWAVQRHEDRLAARRGVIGKVGPLLVHTGLVLLLIGAAWGALAGNRLERFLAPGRALDLLDPSGNNRLSLTLERFAIERDPAGRTEQFRSTLRLDPPGGPSEQRMISVNHPLRYRGMTVYQADWSLAAITVQIGKSPELQLPLRSFPELGEQIWGLVLPTRPDGSEPVLMSTSSEQGPVQVFDADGSLLGNLRPGGASTEIKGLPLRVADIMPASGLLLKRDPGVPLVYAGFAITLLGGGLSLIATRQLWAVLDPETLQPSHRKLHIGGLCNRNLAGFAAELPVLISRVDGSHD; from the coding sequence ATGCCTGCACTTCGCCGACTCTTCGCGCTGCTCTCCGATCTTCGTTTGGCGATCCTGCTCCTTCTGCTCATTGCAGGAGCCAGTGCCCTTGGGACCATTCTTCCGCAGAACGAAGCGCCTGATTTGTATCTCGAGCGTTTCAATGCGGACCCATGGCTCGGATTGATCAACGGCGAGCAGATGTTGCAACTGCAGCTGGACAGCATCTATTCCAGCGTGTGGTTTTTAAGCCTTTTGGCTTGGCTGGGGTTGGCCTTGATCCTCTGCAGCTGGCGTCGTCAATGGCCAGCGCTGCTCGCCACAATGCGCTGGATTGACTATCGCCAACCCAGGCAGCTGAGCAAGTTGGCACTGGCCGAATCAATTCGCTGTTCCAACGGTGCATCGGCCCTAGACGCGCTGAGTTCCCACCTCCAGCAGCAAGGCTGGGCGGTCCAGAGGCATGAGGATCGCCTTGCGGCGCGGCGCGGCGTAATTGGCAAGGTAGGCCCCCTGTTGGTTCACACCGGCTTGGTCCTGCTGCTTATCGGGGCTGCATGGGGAGCACTGGCTGGAAATCGCTTGGAACGCTTCCTTGCCCCTGGCCGAGCTCTCGATCTTCTAGACCCGTCTGGAAACAACAGGCTCTCGCTCACCCTCGAGCGCTTCGCGATTGAGCGTGATCCAGCAGGACGCACAGAACAATTTCGCTCAACGCTGAGGCTCGATCCGCCAGGAGGCCCCTCAGAGCAGCGCATGATCAGCGTGAATCATCCACTCCGCTATCGAGGGATGACGGTCTATCAAGCGGATTGGTCGCTGGCTGCGATCACCGTGCAAATTGGTAAGAGCCCTGAATTGCAATTACCTCTTCGGAGTTTTCCCGAACTCGGTGAACAAATTTGGGGTCTGGTGCTTCCCACACGGCCGGATGGATCTGAGCCAGTGCTGATGAGCACAAGCAGCGAACAAGGCCCTGTTCAGGTGTTCGATGCCGACGGATCGCTGCTCGGCAACCTGCGACCTGGCGGAGCATCCACTGAAATCAAAGGATTGCCCCTGAGGGTGGCCGACATCATGCCCGCCAGCGGACTGCTCCTTAAGCGTGACCCTGGCGTCCCACTGGTTTATGCAGGCTTTGCGATCACACTGCTTGGCGGAGGGCTCAGCTTGATCGCAACCCGACAACTCTGGGCCGTGCTTGACCCAGAAACCTTGCAGCCATCCCACAGAAAGCTGCACATCGGCGGACTATGCAATCGCAATCTCGCTGGCTTCGCGGCTGAATTACCAGTCCTGATCAGCAGGGTTGACGGCTCCCATGACTGA
- the queF gene encoding preQ(1) synthase, giving the protein MSNPGTELTKTPLYGERAIADAELICFDNPRPGRPYEVSIELPEFTCLCPFSGYPDFAVLRLIYQPGPRVVELKAIKLYVNHYRNTSISHEEVANKILDDLVTACAPVWMELEADFNPRGNVHTVVRVSHGSRQPC; this is encoded by the coding sequence ATGAGCAACCCCGGCACTGAGCTCACCAAAACTCCGCTGTATGGCGAAAGGGCTATTGCAGATGCCGAGTTGATCTGTTTCGACAACCCAAGGCCTGGGCGCCCCTATGAGGTGTCGATCGAATTGCCAGAATTTACCTGCCTCTGCCCGTTCTCTGGTTACCCGGATTTCGCTGTGTTGCGCTTGATTTATCAGCCGGGACCTCGGGTGGTCGAGCTGAAAGCGATCAAGTTGTACGTCAATCATTACCGCAACACTTCGATCTCTCATGAAGAGGTGGCGAACAAAATTCTTGATGATCTCGTTACGGCCTGTGCCCCTGTATGGATGGAGCTAGAAGCTGATTTCAACCCTCGTGGCAACGTTCACACGGTTGTGAGGGTCAGTCATGGGAGCCGTCAACCCTGCTGA
- a CDS encoding P-II family nitrogen regulator, which translates to MKKVEAIIRPFKLEDVKLALVNAGIVGMTVSEVRGFGRQKRQVERYRGSEFTVEFLQKLKVEVVIDDDRVDDVINAIAEAAKTGEIGDGKIFVSPVETVVRIRTGDRDSSAL; encoded by the coding sequence ATGAAAAAGGTCGAAGCCATCATCCGTCCCTTCAAGCTTGAAGATGTCAAGTTGGCTTTGGTTAATGCCGGCATCGTCGGCATGACCGTGAGCGAAGTGCGCGGATTCGGTCGTCAGAAGAGGCAAGTGGAGCGCTATCGCGGTTCTGAATTCACTGTTGAGTTTCTGCAGAAGCTGAAAGTTGAGGTGGTGATCGACGATGACCGCGTCGATGATGTGATCAACGCCATTGCAGAAGCAGCAAAAACAGGCGAGATCGGCGATGGCAAGATTTTTGTCTCCCCAGTCGAAACCGTGGTGCGCATTCGCACAGGCGATCGCGACAGTTCAGCCCTCTGA
- a CDS encoding TlyA family RNA methyltransferase, whose product MARKQRLDLHMLTLGLAASRQQAQQLIRAGKVRDHRGQLLDKPGHTVLLDLALIVEQPPRFVSRGGEKLLAALEAFPVEVEGRTCLDGGISTGGFTDCLLQHGARQVYGIDVGYGQTAWSLRTDERVVLRERTNLRRLSAAELYGPDDVLPTLAVADVSFISLALVLPAIRALLEPQGSEALVLVKPQFEVGRERVGKGGVVRDGLAHRDAISSVISAAHSQGWNAQGVVGSPITGPAGNHEYLLWLGEHDQDHLSDEVVRKVVQETLQSEG is encoded by the coding sequence ATGGCTCGTAAACAGCGTTTAGATCTCCACATGCTGACGTTGGGTTTGGCGGCATCTCGTCAGCAAGCGCAACAACTCATTCGCGCCGGCAAGGTCAGAGACCATCGCGGCCAGCTGCTCGATAAACCAGGTCACACGGTTTTGCTCGATCTTGCGTTGATCGTGGAGCAGCCTCCTCGGTTTGTGTCGAGAGGGGGTGAAAAGTTGCTGGCAGCGTTGGAGGCTTTCCCTGTCGAGGTGGAGGGGCGCACCTGCCTTGATGGAGGAATTTCGACGGGTGGCTTCACCGATTGTTTACTGCAACATGGTGCCCGTCAGGTGTATGGCATCGACGTTGGCTATGGCCAGACGGCCTGGAGTTTGCGCACGGATGAAAGGGTTGTGCTCAGGGAGCGCACCAATTTGCGCCGATTGAGCGCAGCTGAGCTGTACGGGCCTGATGACGTTCTTCCCACCCTGGCTGTCGCAGATGTGTCGTTTATTTCTTTGGCACTCGTGCTTCCGGCGATTCGCGCCTTGTTGGAACCGCAGGGAAGCGAAGCCTTGGTGTTGGTTAAGCCTCAGTTTGAGGTGGGACGCGAACGGGTGGGGAAAGGCGGAGTGGTGCGAGATGGTTTGGCTCACAGGGATGCAATTTCATCAGTGATCTCCGCGGCACACTCCCAGGGCTGGAATGCCCAGGGAGTTGTGGGGTCTCCGATTACCGGTCCAGCCGGCAACCACGAGTACTTGTTGTGGTTAGGCGAGCATGATCAAGACCACCTCTCTGATGAAGTGGTTCGGAAGGTGGTTCAGGAGACCCTGCAATCAGAGGGCTGA
- the purB gene encoding adenylosuccinate lyase → MIERYTLPEMGEIWTDRAKYQSWLDVEVAACEANCRLGRVPKDAMQTIREQSAFEPERILEIEAEVRHDVIAFLTNVNEHVGDAGRYIHVGMTSSDVLDTGLALQLKASVALLRQELAALDAAIAKLAVEHKATVMIGRSHAIHGEPITFGFKLAGWLAETRRNGERLARLERDVAVGQVSGAMGTYANTDPEVEKITCDILGLTPDTASTQVISRDRHADYVQVLALVGASLDRFSTEIRNLQRTDVLEVEESFAKGQKGSSAMPHKRNPIRSERISGLARVLRSYVVAALENVALWHERDISHSSTERMMLPDCSATLHFMLREMTAVISGLGVYPENMVRNMNVYGGVVFSQRVLLALVDGGMSREDAYQVVQRNAHSAWNTNGGDFRANLQSDPEVSNKLSADQLAECFSTQLHQANLGVVWDRLGL, encoded by the coding sequence TTGATCGAGAGATACACCCTGCCCGAGATGGGCGAGATCTGGACAGACCGGGCCAAATACCAAAGTTGGCTGGATGTTGAGGTTGCAGCCTGTGAGGCCAACTGCAGGCTTGGTCGTGTCCCCAAGGACGCGATGCAAACGATTCGCGAACAGTCGGCGTTTGAACCGGAGCGGATCCTTGAGATCGAGGCCGAGGTTCGCCATGACGTGATCGCCTTCTTGACCAATGTGAACGAGCACGTTGGCGATGCCGGGCGTTACATCCACGTCGGCATGACCAGTAGCGACGTCCTCGATACGGGCCTGGCGCTGCAGTTGAAAGCCTCCGTCGCTCTCCTGCGCCAAGAGTTGGCCGCCTTGGACGCCGCGATTGCCAAGCTGGCGGTGGAACACAAAGCCACCGTGATGATCGGCCGTTCCCACGCGATCCATGGAGAACCGATCACCTTTGGCTTCAAGCTGGCTGGCTGGCTGGCTGAAACCCGCCGCAATGGTGAACGTTTGGCTCGCCTGGAGCGTGATGTGGCCGTAGGCCAGGTGAGCGGAGCGATGGGCACCTACGCCAATACGGATCCAGAGGTGGAGAAGATCACCTGCGACATTCTCGGCCTCACTCCCGACACGGCGAGCACCCAGGTGATCTCTCGCGATCGCCACGCGGACTACGTGCAGGTGCTGGCCCTGGTTGGGGCCTCGCTCGATCGCTTCTCCACCGAAATTCGCAACCTGCAGCGCACCGATGTTCTGGAGGTCGAAGAAAGCTTCGCTAAGGGGCAAAAAGGCAGCTCGGCCATGCCCCACAAACGCAACCCGATTCGCAGCGAACGGATCAGCGGGTTAGCGCGCGTGCTGCGCAGCTATGTGGTAGCTGCCCTGGAAAACGTGGCTCTCTGGCACGAACGTGACATCAGCCACAGCTCAACAGAGCGGATGATGCTGCCGGACTGCTCTGCAACCCTGCACTTCATGCTGCGAGAGATGACCGCCGTCATCTCTGGCCTCGGGGTTTACCCAGAGAACATGGTCCGCAACATGAACGTCTACGGAGGCGTGGTCTTCAGCCAACGGGTCCTGCTCGCCCTCGTGGATGGGGGAATGAGCCGGGAGGATGCTTATCAAGTTGTACAGCGCAACGCCCACAGCGCCTGGAACACCAACGGTGGCGACTTCCGCGCCAACCTTCAAAGCGATCCCGAGGTGAGCAACAAGCTCAGCGCAGATCAATTGGCGGAGTGTTTCAGCACCCAGCTGCACCAGGCCAATCTGGGAGTGGTCTGGGATCGACTCGGCCTCTGA
- the fumC gene encoding class II fumarate hydratase has product MTQTTRTEHDSMGPVEVPAKALWGAQTQRSLQNFAISDDRIPVELIHALAQIKQAAAIVNARLGVLDDSRRDLIVKVASEIAEGRYDDQFPLRVWQTGSGTQTNMNVNEVISNLISQGEGEPLGSHQPVHPNDHVNRSQSTNDAFPAAIHIAAAAGIQHRLLPEVQRLSETFAGKSEAWQDIVKIGRTHLQDAVPLTLGQEASAWRDQLGSAGKRIEAALQELYPLPLGGTAVGTGLNAPEGFADQAATELARLSGLPLVSAPNKFAVMASHDGLVNAMGQLRLLAVSLLKIANDLRLLACGPRAGLAELHLPENEPGSSIMPGKVNPTQCEAMAMVCTQVIGLDAAVAMAGAGGHLQMNVYKPLIGFNLLQTIKLLTDACHSFRVAMVEGIEPNRSRIQRDVEQSLMLVTPLAPVIGYDKASAIAKYAHEQGTSLRDAALELGYVNATEFDRIVDPAAMTHP; this is encoded by the coding sequence ATGACCCAAACAACTAGGACTGAACACGACAGCATGGGACCGGTCGAGGTGCCAGCTAAGGCCCTCTGGGGGGCACAGACCCAGCGGTCTCTCCAAAACTTCGCCATCAGCGATGACCGCATTCCTGTTGAACTGATCCATGCCCTAGCGCAGATCAAACAAGCGGCAGCAATCGTGAATGCTCGCCTGGGAGTGTTGGATGACAGCCGACGCGACCTGATCGTGAAAGTGGCGAGTGAGATCGCCGAGGGCCGTTACGACGATCAATTCCCCCTGAGGGTTTGGCAAACCGGTAGCGGCACCCAAACGAACATGAACGTCAATGAGGTGATCAGCAACCTGATATCCCAGGGCGAAGGAGAGCCCTTAGGCAGCCATCAGCCTGTTCATCCAAACGATCACGTCAACCGCTCTCAGTCCACCAACGACGCCTTCCCAGCAGCGATCCACATTGCCGCCGCCGCCGGCATCCAACACCGACTGCTGCCGGAAGTCCAACGACTCAGCGAGACGTTCGCCGGGAAGAGTGAAGCCTGGCAGGACATCGTGAAGATTGGCCGCACCCACCTGCAGGATGCGGTGCCGCTCACCCTTGGCCAAGAGGCCTCAGCCTGGCGCGATCAACTCGGCAGTGCCGGGAAGCGCATTGAAGCAGCGCTGCAGGAGCTGTACCCACTCCCGCTCGGCGGCACCGCCGTTGGAACAGGCCTGAACGCCCCGGAAGGATTCGCCGACCAGGCAGCGACTGAACTGGCGCGGCTGAGCGGCTTGCCCTTGGTCTCGGCTCCCAACAAGTTTGCGGTGATGGCAAGCCATGACGGGCTGGTGAATGCCATGGGCCAGCTGCGACTCCTCGCAGTGAGCTTGCTCAAGATCGCCAACGACCTCCGTCTCCTCGCCTGCGGCCCACGCGCCGGCCTAGCGGAACTGCACTTACCTGAGAACGAACCAGGCAGTTCGATCATGCCTGGCAAGGTGAACCCCACGCAGTGCGAGGCGATGGCCATGGTTTGCACCCAGGTGATCGGTCTCGATGCAGCCGTTGCGATGGCCGGTGCCGGAGGTCACCTGCAAATGAATGTCTACAAACCCCTGATCGGCTTCAACCTGCTGCAAACCATCAAGCTGCTTACCGATGCCTGCCATTCCTTCAGAGTGGCCATGGTGGAAGGCATTGAACCCAACCGCAGTCGAATCCAACGCGATGTAGAGCAATCCCTGATGCTCGTCACTCCACTGGCTCCTGTGATCGGTTACGACAAGGCCAGTGCGATCGCAAAATACGCCCACGAGCAGGGGACAAGCTTGCGCGATGCAGCCCTAGAGCTGGGCTATGTGAATGCGACGGAGTTCGATCGAATTGTCGATCCCGCGGCGATGACACACCCTTAA
- a CDS encoding RNA helicase: MVSPDVSQLFPFPLDGFQLESIDALNQGHSVVVSAPTGSGKTLVGEYAIHRAIAHGQKVFYTTPLKALSNQKLRDFREQFGAENVGLMTGDLSVNREARVVVMTTEIFRNMLYAEADEHDDPLADVESVVLDECHYMNDSQRGTVWEESIIHCPPSVQLVALSATVANAGQLTDWIEKVHGPTRLVLSDFRPVPLQFSFCSAKGLHPLLNEQGTGIHPNCKVWRAPKGHKRKGRSPRPPQPEAPPISFVVAQMAQREMLPAIYFIFSRRGCDKAVRDLGVQCLVSEAEQAIIRDRLEAYTAANPEAVRDGLHADALLRGIASHHAGVLPAWKELIEELFQQGLVKVVFATETLAAGINMPARSTVIASLSKRTERGHRPLMASEFLQMAGRAGRRGLDTQGYVVTVQSRFEGVREAAQLATSPSDPLVSQFTPSYGMVLNLLQRHDLAKARELVERSFGRYLASLDLVEEEDHLGALRMQLAQLQGTAGDVPWEDFEEYEKQRGRVREERRLLRILQQQAEETLAHELTIALQFASVGTLVSLKSPRLRGGVTPAVIVEKCDGPGQFPLLLCLTQDNVWILLPCQGVVSLHAELSCLQVDGVTSPDLSRSGELRHGDQDSGRLALAVAHMARRHDMTTAQYDLAGEVLSQVRLVKELEDELEEHPAHRWGDRKQLKKHRRRMEDLEHEIREREQLLHHRSNRHWETFLALIEILRHFGCLDALEPTEIGRTVAALRGDNELWLGLALMSGHLDELPPAELAAVFEAISTEVNRPDLWSAFPAPPLAEEALHDLSGIRRELLRAQERFKVVVPAWWEPELMGLVEAWAKGTTWNDLIANTSLDEGDVVRIMRRTVDLLAQVPYCEAISEQLRKNARAALTAINRFPVAEADQLLKAAAAESSGLNAATERAA; the protein is encoded by the coding sequence ATGGTGTCACCGGATGTTTCCCAGCTGTTCCCATTCCCTTTGGATGGGTTCCAGTTGGAATCGATTGATGCCTTGAATCAAGGGCATTCCGTTGTTGTGAGTGCGCCCACGGGATCAGGCAAGACGCTGGTGGGCGAGTACGCCATTCATCGGGCCATTGCCCATGGCCAAAAGGTCTTTTACACAACACCGCTTAAGGCCTTATCCAATCAAAAGCTGCGCGATTTTCGTGAACAGTTTGGGGCTGAAAATGTTGGCCTGATGACCGGTGATCTGAGCGTTAACCGCGAGGCACGGGTGGTGGTGATGACCACCGAGATTTTCCGCAACATGCTGTATGCAGAAGCGGATGAGCATGACGATCCGCTTGCCGATGTGGAGTCGGTCGTGCTCGATGAGTGCCATTACATGAATGATTCCCAGCGGGGAACCGTCTGGGAAGAATCGATCATTCACTGTCCGCCTTCTGTCCAACTGGTGGCGTTGTCCGCCACCGTTGCCAATGCGGGGCAACTCACCGATTGGATCGAGAAGGTGCACGGTCCCACGCGTCTGGTGCTCAGTGATTTTCGTCCTGTGCCTCTGCAGTTCAGTTTTTGTAGTGCGAAGGGGCTCCATCCACTTTTGAATGAACAGGGGACTGGAATCCACCCCAATTGCAAGGTTTGGCGTGCGCCAAAAGGGCACAAGCGCAAAGGTCGCTCGCCAAGACCGCCTCAGCCGGAAGCACCGCCGATCAGTTTTGTGGTGGCGCAAATGGCGCAACGGGAGATGCTCCCCGCCATCTATTTCATCTTCAGTCGCCGTGGTTGTGACAAGGCTGTTCGCGACCTAGGGGTGCAGTGCCTGGTCAGCGAGGCCGAGCAAGCCATTATTCGGGACCGGCTTGAGGCTTATACAGCCGCAAATCCGGAGGCCGTTCGCGATGGTTTGCATGCTGATGCCTTGCTGCGCGGGATCGCATCCCATCACGCTGGCGTGCTGCCTGCTTGGAAAGAGCTGATCGAGGAGTTGTTTCAGCAGGGGTTGGTGAAGGTGGTGTTTGCCACCGAAACATTGGCAGCGGGCATCAATATGCCGGCGCGCAGCACGGTGATCGCATCCCTTTCGAAGCGCACCGAACGGGGGCATCGCCCCCTCATGGCCAGTGAATTTCTGCAAATGGCTGGGCGCGCCGGCCGTCGAGGCTTAGATACCCAGGGCTATGTGGTGACTGTTCAGAGTCGATTTGAGGGGGTGCGTGAGGCGGCTCAGCTGGCCACGAGCCCTTCTGATCCTTTGGTGAGTCAATTCACCCCCAGCTACGGCATGGTGCTCAACCTGCTGCAGCGACATGACTTAGCCAAGGCCAGAGAGCTGGTGGAGCGGAGCTTTGGTCGCTACCTCGCCAGCTTGGATTTGGTGGAGGAAGAAGACCATCTGGGTGCGTTGCGGATGCAGCTTGCCCAACTGCAAGGCACGGCTGGTGACGTGCCTTGGGAAGACTTTGAGGAATACGAAAAACAGCGTGGCCGTGTCCGCGAGGAGAGGCGTCTGCTCAGGATTCTTCAGCAGCAGGCAGAAGAAACCCTGGCCCACGAACTCACGATTGCCCTCCAGTTCGCAAGCGTTGGAACGTTGGTGAGCCTTAAATCTCCCCGGCTGCGAGGAGGGGTCACGCCGGCCGTGATCGTGGAGAAATGCGATGGCCCAGGGCAGTTCCCATTGTTGCTTTGCCTAACGCAGGACAACGTCTGGATCCTGTTGCCCTGCCAGGGGGTGGTGAGTTTGCATGCGGAATTGAGTTGTTTGCAGGTTGATGGCGTGACGTCGCCTGATCTCAGCCGTTCTGGTGAGCTCCGTCATGGCGATCAGGACAGTGGCCGTTTGGCTTTGGCGGTGGCTCATATGGCAAGGCGTCATGACATGACCACCGCTCAGTACGACTTGGCTGGCGAAGTGTTGTCGCAAGTGCGCCTCGTCAAGGAGTTGGAAGATGAGCTGGAAGAGCATCCGGCTCATCGCTGGGGGGATCGCAAGCAACTCAAGAAGCACCGGCGACGCATGGAAGATCTTGAGCATGAAATTCGTGAGCGCGAGCAATTGCTCCATCACCGCTCCAACCGGCACTGGGAGACCTTTTTGGCTCTCATTGAGATCTTGCGGCACTTTGGCTGCCTGGATGCGTTGGAACCTACGGAGATCGGTCGCACCGTTGCCGCTCTTCGTGGCGACAACGAGCTCTGGCTTGGCCTGGCACTGATGAGCGGTCATCTCGACGAGTTGCCTCCAGCAGAACTGGCCGCAGTGTTTGAGGCCATCAGTACGGAGGTGAATCGGCCAGATCTTTGGAGCGCATTCCCGGCGCCTCCTCTTGCAGAAGAGGCCCTGCATGATTTGTCGGGGATCCGTCGGGAGCTTTTGCGGGCTCAGGAGCGCTTCAAGGTGGTGGTGCCAGCTTGGTGGGAGCCTGAATTGATGGGATTGGTGGAGGCTTGGGCCAAGGGGACAACCTGGAATGATCTGATCGCTAACACCTCTTTGGATGAAGGAGATGTGGTGCGGATCATGCGGCGCACGGTGGATCTATTGGCCCAGGTGCCTTACTGCGAGGCGATTAGTGAGCAGCTGCGCAAGAACGCCCGTGCGGCCTTAACCGCGATTAATCGCTTCCCTGTGGCGGAGGCTGATCAGCTGCTCAAGGCCGCGGCTGCCGAATCCAGCGGTCTCAATGCGGCCACGGAGCGGGCTGCCTGA